One stretch of Thermanaerosceptrum fracticalcis DNA includes these proteins:
- a CDS encoding four helix bundle protein — translation MMQRDFEDLIVWQKSHKLALQIYEITKDFPKEELYGLTSQIRRASSSIPMNIAEGTGLKSYADFRRLLAMARGSLMELRYQLRLCKDLGYINADTYFRFVRDYDEVGKMLNGLITSLECAINNKPKK, via the coding sequence ATGATGCAACGAGATTTTGAGGATTTAATCGTATGGCAGAAGAGTCATAAGTTAGCTTTGCAAATCTATGAGATAACAAAAGACTTTCCAAAAGAAGAATTGTATGGCTTAACTTCCCAGATACGTCGTGCTTCTTCATCTATACCAATGAATATTGCCGAAGGTACTGGCCTCAAATCTTACGCAGATTTTCGCCGTCTTCTTGCGATGGCTCGTGGTTCATTGATGGAATTGAGGTATCAATTACGACTATGTAAAGATTTAGGCTATATCAATGCAGACACATACTTTAGATTTGTTCGGGACTATGACGAAGTAGGTAAAATGTTAAATGGTTTAATTACAAGTTTAGAGTGTGCAATTAACAATAAGCCAAAGAAATGA